In Desulfovibrio inopinatus DSM 10711, a genomic segment contains:
- a CDS encoding polysaccharide biosynthesis protein has protein sequence MFFLSGPFRIVSRMAVDAILFVAALGLAQSLRFDFRHFVFHFDEILPLVPMFVTVKLCLYWAFKSYRGMWRYTGLHDIWNLLCATCIASMMLVVMTLYWWGYGYSRTVFLLDALLGFLFTAGLRVGVRTFFDLKRQYQEEGRLQPFFIKPKRNRKEVVILGTGTAGEHLVRDIQKNRKHRIHIVGILDDDTVKMGRTIHGVPVLGGIGLLSRIHENSPLDEVYVAIPMASGTQMRRIVNICDEAGVTLKTLPGVAEHVGNRVHLDSLRDVNFEDLLGREPVNLEVEQIRESLAGKTVLVTGCGGSIGSELVRKVIAYHPARVLLLDISEFNLYSIQTELRLTHKFKAFVPILANVQDRAILDRVFSRHRPDIVFHAAAYKHVPMLEQNPWVAVSNNIMATMSLLQTATTYEIKTFVLVSTDKAVRPSSVMGASKRMTELLLQAWKPSVGSYLGVRFGNVLGSSGSVVPLFLEQIASGGPVTVTHPDVTRYFMSISEAAQLILQAGSMQEEGDIFVLKMGSPVRIADMAADLIRLAGKEPGRDIDITYVGLREGEKLYEELITHGEDVTSTTHEKIMKLKVDNDWLGHGSQQAMRAWLEGEVAELERLAAAYDADGIRRKLMSMLPGEYTPLNTPSSCSL, from the coding sequence ATGTTTTTTCTTTCCGGGCCGTTCCGTATCGTATCGCGCATGGCTGTCGACGCAATTTTGTTCGTTGCGGCGTTGGGGTTAGCGCAGTCATTACGGTTTGATTTCAGACATTTTGTTTTTCATTTCGATGAAATTCTTCCTCTTGTGCCGATGTTCGTTACGGTGAAGCTCTGCTTATATTGGGCATTCAAGTCGTATCGAGGCATGTGGCGCTATACGGGGCTCCACGATATCTGGAACCTGCTGTGTGCCACGTGTATCGCTTCCATGATGCTCGTGGTGATGACTCTGTATTGGTGGGGATACGGGTATTCGCGAACCGTTTTTTTGCTCGATGCCCTTTTAGGTTTCTTGTTTACGGCAGGGTTGCGTGTGGGAGTGCGGACCTTTTTTGACTTGAAACGGCAATATCAGGAAGAAGGTCGATTGCAGCCGTTTTTCATTAAGCCGAAAAGGAACCGGAAAGAGGTCGTGATTCTCGGAACTGGAACGGCCGGAGAACATTTGGTGCGCGATATTCAGAAAAATCGCAAACACCGTATCCATATTGTTGGTATTCTCGATGATGACACTGTGAAGATGGGGCGGACCATCCACGGTGTTCCTGTTCTTGGTGGAATTGGGCTTTTATCACGCATTCATGAAAACTCACCGCTTGATGAAGTCTATGTTGCCATTCCGATGGCGTCCGGCACACAGATGCGTCGAATCGTCAATATTTGCGACGAAGCCGGTGTCACGCTGAAAACATTGCCAGGAGTGGCGGAGCACGTTGGGAATCGTGTGCACTTAGATAGTTTGCGCGATGTCAACTTTGAAGATTTGCTTGGACGTGAGCCCGTCAACCTGGAAGTGGAGCAGATTCGCGAATCTCTGGCAGGCAAGACTGTTCTTGTCACGGGATGCGGTGGGTCCATTGGTTCGGAGCTTGTACGAAAAGTCATTGCCTATCATCCGGCACGCGTCTTGTTGCTCGATATCAGTGAATTTAATCTCTATTCGATTCAAACCGAATTGCGCCTGACGCACAAGTTTAAAGCCTTTGTTCCTATTCTCGCCAATGTGCAGGATCGGGCGATATTAGATCGAGTCTTTTCGCGCCATCGTCCCGATATTGTTTTTCACGCAGCGGCATATAAGCATGTGCCTATGCTGGAGCAAAATCCGTGGGTGGCTGTCTCCAATAATATCATGGCAACAATGTCGCTGTTGCAAACCGCCACGACGTACGAAATAAAAACGTTTGTTCTTGTCTCCACGGATAAAGCCGTCAGGCCGTCCAGTGTCATGGGAGCCTCGAAGCGGATGACGGAGCTTCTGCTTCAGGCATGGAAACCTTCCGTTGGGTCCTATCTTGGCGTTCGCTTCGGCAATGTTCTTGGTTCAAGTGGTTCGGTGGTGCCGCTTTTTCTGGAGCAAATAGCTTCAGGTGGCCCCGTCACGGTGACGCATCCCGACGTCACACGGTACTTCATGAGCATTTCCGAAGCTGCACAGCTTATTCTTCAGGCCGGTTCCATGCAGGAAGAGGGGGATATTTTTGTGCTCAAAATGGGAAGTCCCGTCCGTATCGCCGACATGGCTGCAGACCTGATTCGTCTTGCAGGTAAAGAACCGGGAAGAGATATTGATATTACCTATGTGGGGCTCCGTGAAGGCGAGAAGCTTTACGAGGAGCTGATTACTCACGGGGAAGATGTGACAAGCACAACGCATGAAAAAATTATGAAGCTGAAAGTCGATAACGACTGGCTTGGTCATGGGAGTCAACAGGCAATGCGAGCCTGGCTTGAAGGGGAAGTTGCAGAACTCGAACGCTTGGCTGCGGCCTACGATGCTGACGGCATCCGCCGCAAGCTGATGTCTATGCTGCCGGGTGAGTATACTCCACTGAATACTCCGTCCTCATGCTCGTTGTAG
- a CDS encoding methyl-accepting chemotaxis protein produces the protein MLDSIPWPISVTDNDMNWTFINKAAMDVTGAKREDIIGKQCSNWGADICGTDRCGIACLRRGQKTSIFSQPGLDMDFQVDAMYLTSKDGKQIGHIEVVQDITEKNRMRREAEKALKDGMHLAADKLTSIVDAVSSAAEELSNQVDDANDGAEKQRDRANETATAMEEMTVTVIEVAKNASDASSTANQARTKAEEGAKIVENVEGFIRQIHESAQQSVEDMGSLDKKASATENILNVISDIADQTNLLALNAAIEAARAGEAGRGFAVVADEVRKLAEKTMATTKEVGEAIQGIQSAAKNNYNNVEQSVVAIGEVTQLANKSSETLVQIVSLVEQTADKITVIATASEQQSATSEEINRSIETVHQIASTTSDAMNQSTHAINELVIQAQTLKEVIDTMQSDKTVTKSFPNDPSALALEGHDHSD, from the coding sequence ATGCTGGACTCTATCCCATGGCCAATATCCGTAACAGATAATGACATGAATTGGACTTTTATAAACAAAGCCGCCATGGATGTAACAGGGGCAAAACGTGAAGATATCATTGGAAAGCAATGTAGTAACTGGGGAGCCGACATTTGTGGAACAGATCGGTGTGGAATTGCCTGTTTAAGACGTGGACAAAAAACATCTATATTTTCACAACCTGGACTTGATATGGATTTCCAGGTCGACGCTATGTATCTCACATCAAAGGATGGCAAGCAGATTGGCCACATAGAAGTTGTCCAAGACATTACAGAAAAAAACAGAATGAGAAGAGAAGCAGAGAAAGCACTGAAAGATGGAATGCATCTTGCTGCAGATAAACTCACTTCTATTGTAGATGCGGTTTCTTCTGCAGCTGAAGAATTGTCCAATCAAGTCGACGATGCCAATGATGGTGCAGAAAAACAACGTGATCGCGCCAATGAAACAGCTACAGCCATGGAAGAAATGACTGTGACTGTTATTGAAGTAGCTAAAAATGCTTCCGATGCATCTTCAACAGCAAATCAAGCTAGAACCAAAGCGGAAGAAGGTGCAAAGATTGTTGAAAATGTAGAAGGTTTTATCAGACAAATACACGAATCAGCCCAGCAATCTGTTGAAGATATGGGAAGTCTTGACAAGAAAGCATCTGCAACTGAAAATATTTTAAATGTTATTTCCGACATTGCCGACCAAACGAACCTACTCGCCCTCAATGCTGCCATCGAAGCTGCCAGAGCTGGTGAGGCAGGAAGAGGGTTTGCTGTTGTAGCAGATGAAGTGCGTAAACTTGCCGAAAAAACAATGGCCACAACAAAAGAAGTAGGAGAAGCAATTCAAGGCATTCAGTCTGCAGCCAAAAACAACTACAACAATGTTGAGCAGTCTGTCGTCGCAATAGGAGAGGTCACTCAACTTGCGAACAAATCAAGTGAAACTTTAGTTCAAATTGTTTCTCTCGTTGAACAAACAGCTGATAAAATAACCGTTATCGCCACAGCATCAGAACAACAATCTGCAACGAGCGAAGAGATAAACAGAAGTATCGAAACTGTTCACCAAATTGCGTCAACAACAAGTGATGCAATGAATCAATCTACACATGCCATCAATGAACTTGTTATTCAGGCGCAAACCTTAAAAGAAGTCATTGATACCATGCAATCAGACAAAACGGTTACGAAGTCTTTTCCTAATGATCCATCAGCCCTTGCTTTAGAAGGACATGACCATAGTGACTAA